Below is a window of Ralstonia nicotianae DNA.
CCATCCCGGCCCGGCTATCGTCGCCTCACTCAGTTGCCGCTACCCGCCCCCGTGTTGTTGTACTCAAAGAACCGATTCGCCGAATACGCGCAGTTGGCCGAACAGTAGGGCCGCCCCGCCGTCGATGGGCCCCACGGATCGGCCAGCCGGATCAGCGCGCCCAGCGACGAATCGCGGATCACCACCTGCCCATTGGGCGAGCTGCCGTTGATGTAGGCCGAGGTGCCGCTCACGCTCTGATCCCACGCGCGCCCCAGGTGCAGGCTGTTGTTCGGCGGATTGCCGGTGGCGTTGAAGGTGCTGTTGATGGCGAGGAACCCGTACGGATTGCCCGGGGCCGTGCTCGGCGCAAAGATGTAGCTGGCGGCCTTGGCGCCCAGGCGTGCCGCGGTGTACTGGATCGTGCAGCCATGGAAGACGGCGGTGCCGGCACCAAAGATGAAATCCGTATCGCCCTGGATGAAGCTGTTCTTGAAGTAGGCGCGGATCACCGTGGTGGTGCTCGTGGCGCCGACAAACAGCGTGTCCTGGTTGCCGATGACCGAGACGTTTTCGAGGATGGCCTTGTCGCCGCGCACGGCAAGCGCTACCGCGGACTGGTTGTTGTCGGCATAGGTGCCTTCCACGTAGCTGTTCTTGAAGGTCAGGTTGCGGGCGTGGAAGTCCGATGCCCGCACCATGGCGGTGGCGCTGCGCAGCGTGCCGACCGTGGCATTGCTGCTGGTGCCCATGCAGGGGTTTGTCTTGGCGCCCGAGGCGGGCGTCGGGTTCGCGTTGTTGTAGACGATCTGCGTGTTGCCGGCGTTCGCATCGAGGCCATACAGCGTGATCGGCGGCGCCGACTCGGGCACGCAGACCAGTTCGTTGTAGATGCCGGCCTTTACGCTGATGTACCTGCGCGCCACGCCGCCGGCGTTGACTGCCGCGTCGATCGCGGCCTGTACCGTCTTGTACTGCGCCGTTCCGTCCGCGGCGACCGCGTAGTTGGCCCGGAAGCCGCTCACCGCGCCGACGCCGCCGGTGGGGTCCCAGTTGTCCGTGGTCAGCGAGCCGATCGTCCCGAAGCTCGCCAGGTATTTCGCGATGGTGTAGGTGCGCGCGTCGGCACTGCTGAGCTGAGGGCGGGTGGCGGTGCTTGTCACGGCGAGCGCCGTTGCGGCAAACACGGTGCAGCCTCCCAGCAATGCGGTGGCTTTCAAGTACAGGGTTTTGGATTGCATCGTTATTTTTCCGGTCAAAAGGATGCCTGGTGTCAGGCTTTTTTTGTTTGATAGAGATGTGCAACTGATGGAATGCGATGGCATTGCGCGGGTATGGAACGGCAGCGCCATGGATCGGGGTCGTGCCCATTCGGGACAGATCCGGCGAACGATTATTGCTGGTGCGGTTGTAATAACCGTTTAAAGCAGCAGCGGAAATATAGGCAGGCAGTCTTCCGTCAACAAGCCGGATGGCCGATGCATGGGTAAGTGGGCCGCAAGTTTCCATCATGCGGATCGCCTATTGTGTTTTGGCGTCCACAGCGATATTTCTACGGCCTGGCCAGTGAAAAAGGCCGGCAAAGCTTGGGGGAATGGCATGGGCCGGGCGCTCGGCCTGGGGCAAGGGGAAGCCCTGATTGCGCGGTAAGCCGATTTTGATTCTGTGCCGCAAACCGGCGGCGAATTCGTTTGCGTGGTCCATTTGCGCCGATTCGATTATCGGTGCGATTACCGTATCCGGCAGTGGGTTTTTATTGCTTGTCGTCATTCGATGCTAGTCTAGGCTGTCGCATTTCCGGTGTGCCCCAACATCGGGAAATGTGACGACAAAGGCAAGCATAGCCTTGAAAAACAGTAAGCGTGCCGCGGGCTTCACATGCCCGGCGAGCACGCCATCAGGAGACAGGGTTAAACATGCAGATCACCGAAGACGTTCAATTGCGTCAGGCGTCCCGCGCCGATTGCAACGAAGTTGCCGCGCTCCTGCGGCGTTGCGGACTCCCGGCGGACGATATCCACGACATCATCGATGCGTTTCAGATCGCGCTGGAAAAAGGGCGTGTCATCGGGTGCGCCGCCATGGAGCAGGGTGGGAAATCCATCGTCGTCCGCTCGGTGGCCGTCGATCCGGTGTGTCGCGACCGGGGCATCGCCAGCCGGTTGATTGAGACGCTGCTGCTGCGGGCGCATGGCGCGGGAGCGCGTGAGGCGTATCTCCTGTCGACGAGCGCGCCGTCCTACTTTGCCCGCTGGGGCTTCTCGCTGTTTCCCGCCGACAAGGCACCGGCCGAAGTGCGCGCATCGGCGACGTTCCGCAATGCGGAGCGCTCGTCGGCGCTGTGCATGCGGTGCGATCTGAAGTAACGCCGTCATTCCGACAGGGATGTGATGCGCTGGCCGGGCGGCGTGCCGGGCTGGCGGCTTCTTGCGCGCGGTCATCGCGCCTTGATCTGGGGAGGCCGGCACGGCTTCCCACTCCCATCTCCATCCTTAGAGCCCGTTTGGAAATTCCCAGATGCCAGCGAAAACAGGCTCGACAACGCTGAGAAAGCCAAATTCAGGCATCTGGCCTGCTTAATTTCTGTGCAAAATGGGCTCGGGACGGTTGCCTCTTGACCGTATCGTGCAATTTTCAAACGGGCTCTTAGCGATCACACGTGTGCGTGTCGCGGTTTTTCCACCGCGTTCGCACGGGGCCTCCCCAATTCGCCGTCAGTCGGCGTGCCTCGTGGCGAGGTCGGCATAGTCGGACGTTCTTCTTCTACGCGCGGGCTGCGTCATGCGGCACGTTGACCGACAGGCCGTTGCCGGCCGCGCCAACTCCATCGCCGGAGCGCCGGGCAATCCGTGCGCGCGGGCATCGAGGCCGACATCGTGTTGAAAGGACGTATCGACGAACGCAATATCCGGGCACCGGCGCCGTCGGCTGCCCCACCAACTCCCATCGACCCCGACCGGGCCGTGAGCCCTCCGGTGGGCGGACACCAGGCGGTCCGGCCCGCGGCTTTGGCGGATCTGGCCAAGGCGCCGGCGGCGAGTGTCTCCACCGATACTGCGGGCAGCTTTTCACGACGCGCCGTGTTGCCCGCGGCGCCGGCCGACCCCGGCGACGTGCTGAACAAGGCGCTGAAACGCATCGACGTCTGGAAACAGTTGGTCGTTGCCGAACAGGACCCGCGGGGCAGGGCGTGGAGCCCGGAGGAAGAGGTGCAATACGCGAGCCCGGTCATGAAGGCGGTCTGGACAGGTCTGGATGCACTCTCGGCGCTGAAAATGCAAGGCAGGGCGACGGACAGCGATGCCAACCAAAAGGAAGTCATGCTGTTGACCGTGCTGACGAAGGCGTCCGACGTGGTGCTGGATGTGCGCGATCGCATGCTCAGGGCAGAGTGGGCTCAGCTGCGGGCAGTGCAAGCCGATACGGCGGAAACGGAATCCGGCCCGGCAGAGGAAGAGGATCCGGGGCCGGATTTCGAGCAGTTGCCGCGCTGGCTCGATGACCTCAGGCAGGTCCGCGATGCGCTGGACGAGGTCATGAAGCGCTTCAAGTCCTCCGAATCGCCAGCGGCGGTGCGAGCCGGGCTGCAGCCGATCATGCCGGCTGTCACCGTCCAGCAATCGTTTTGCCGGACCGCCATGCAGACGGCCCACGGCATCATCATTTCGGACCGCGTCGGCTGGCTGTTGATGCTGGCCGAGTGGAAGGGATTGCCGGGCGTAGTCGCGCGGGTTGGTGAGCTGCGGCAAGCCCTCCGCCATCGGCGCGAGGAGGTGGCAGCGGCAAGTTCCGCGCTGGAGGCGGAAGCGGACGACAGCTGGAAGCGGAGGCGGCCGGGTGTCCAGTCCGCAGATCGCCCGACCCTCCAGGCGCTGCTCAAGCATCACGAGGTGTTGCAGGACTACGGGCGTCAGCTCGACCAGGTCGGCCATGACATGTGCCTGGACGCTGCCACCATGATCGAAATGAACGATGCCGACGGCCTGTGGCAGTGCATGATGGACATTGCCCACTCGATCGCCGGTTACCAGGAAGGCTTGGAGGCGCTGTGTCGGGCAGCCGGCAACGTGCGGCCCGCGCGCGTCGAGCCGCCGCCGCTGCGGGTGGCCGAACCGCCGCCGCCTGCCGAACCGGCTCAACCGTCCGGCAGTTCGCAGCGCAAGCACGGCAAGCCGGGCAAACAGCCCGGTGCCATCGCTGGGGCCGTGCCGGCACCGCGGCCGGTCTCCGTGGATAAGCGCACCGACACGCAGAAGACGGCCGACGGGCTCTTGAGGCGGTATCCGGTCGACCGGAAGACCCTGGCGCAGTTCGACGGCGACCTCATCCGGATTGCCCAGTCGCTCGGCAGGGATACCCGCACGCTGCAGCGCGAATTGGCGGACCCCAGGCGCGACGCTGCGATCACCGCCGATTATCTGCGCGCCGTGGTACAGGACTGGCTCGGCGACGTCGGGAAGCGCGGCCTCTTGCGCGAGGCCGTGGCGGCGCTGTCCTCGCAGGATGTCCGTGTCGGGCAGTTGACCGGCCGGATCAAGGCGCTGGAGCGGATCGAGCGTCGGCTGGATACCATGGAGGCCGATCTGCTCAAGCGCGACGCGTGTCCGAGAGCACCTCACCTCAAGCGGTTATTGAACGCAAAGGAGAACCCGATCCGGTCCGTCGGCCAGCCGGCCCGGCTTCCGGCCGAGAGGCCGAATGACCGCCTGGGCACCTTGTTCGAGATGCGCATTGCGCTCAAGCCGCTTTCCAATGGCCAGCAGGTGGCGCCGTGGGTCGTGCACATCCATACGCGCGAACCCGTGACGGCTGACATGCTCGGCACGATGCCGTCCGGCGACTTCGCCGCGGTCCACCTGAAGACCGACTGGGAAAAGAACCTGGGCCCGCGCTGGGAGGCGGTGATGCGTGCGCTGGGTTACCCGGAGGCGAAGGTACACCGCGGCCCCATCGGCATGGAGCTGCTCGGCCAGCTGTTTGCGCGCGTCAAGCTGCCGGCTTCCGGGTAATCACGCCGGCCGATGGCGAGCAGGCCGCCTGGGGTGGCCTGCCCGCTGTGCGAGCCGGATGTCAGGAGGCCGGCATCCGCCCCGGCAGCGTTTGGCACGCCGGCCCGTTCGCCGGCGGCGCGACCGTCGGGTAGGCCTGCTTGCCGAGCACATAGGCCTGGCTCGTGGCCACGAATCCATCGGCGAATGTCGCTTCCACGAAGTACGCCGACCAGCCCGCCTCGGGCTGGCTCACGGGCACGCGGATCGCGCCGGCGGCCGGCACGTCGATGGGCGTCGAGGTGTACCGCACGCCGCAGGCATAGCGGAAGTCCCGCGCGTTCGGGTTGGTGGCGCTCCACAGCAGCAGCTTCTGCGGCGGCTCCGAGGCGTGCAGCACGATGGCCGCATCCGCCCCCGTGTTGCGCAGCCGCGCGTCGAGGCGCGGCAGGCTGGCGTCGGCCTGGAAGCGGTTGAGGAAGGGCGTCAACGAGCCGACGATGGCACTGCGGATGTCGCGGTGGGCGGCGTTGGGCACCATGCGCAGCGCCTTGCGGCCGGGGAGCCTGTCGTAGTAGAGCGCGGCGTTGTCCGGCACGAAGAAGTCGTCGCCGCTGGCGTTGACGATGTACTTGGGGATCGCCAGGCGCGCGCCGTAGCGTGTCTGGCGGTAGGCCAGCGGATCGATGATGTCGGTCAATGACGCGAATTCCGGCGTGTCGATCCGCTTGTCGATGCCCTCGGCATAGAACGGCGCGAAGGCGATGGGCCAGTTGCCGCCGTATGAGCGGTACATGTTCTTGAGGGTGTCGTGTGTGCCGAGCACATCGGCGGCGAAGGCGACCACGGCATCGGCGCGGGGGTCGGCGATGGCGGTGAGCCAGCCGGCCCAGGCGCGCTTGGAGGCGCCGGTCACGACGAAGCGGTGGATCTGGTACGGCGCCAGCTCGCGCTCCGCGAGCGTCATGGCGCGGGAGGCCGCGGCCACCATCGGCACCTGCAGCGGCATCGAGGCGCGTTGCTGCGGTGCGTTCATGAACAGCGACCAGCTGTGCGCGACGCTCTCGTCTTCGGCGCGGCTGCCGCCGTCGTCTGCGTAGACGAGGCTCTGGTTCGGCACGTCGCTCACCGAGACGATGGCCGTGCGGGTGGCCCGGGCGACGCCGGCCAGCGCTTCGGGCGTCAGGTCCGTGGAGGCGATCGGGCCGGTGCCGTCCTTCTTGCGCCGCGTGCCGTTGTTGACGACCAGCAGGGCGCGGCGGTGCGCGACCTCGTCGGGGATGTAGATCGTCACATCGTGCAGCCACTCCTCCGGCTGCACCAGCCGCTCGGGCGACCAGGATTGCGACGCCAGCCGGTAGGTGCGCTGCTCGACGTCGGCGACGCGGGCGGTGCCCGTCATCGCGTATTGCAGCGCCTGCGCTTCGGTCTGGTGCCGGTAGCACGCGATCGCATCGGTGAAGTGGCCGGCGGCATCGGTCGCGCAGGGCGGCGTGTAGGCCCTGGCCAGGGCCAGCGGGCAGGCCAGCATGGCCGCCGTGAGCGTCATCGCGACGAGAGGTCGTTTCATCATTCGGGGTTCCTGTTCGGTGGGCGGCAGCGGGCAAGCGTGTGCCGATCGCCGCGCGGATCGCATGATCCCGTGCCGCCTTCAATTCAAATGCACCGTTGCGCTGCAAATGGCGATTGGCGAGGCGATATGCGCGGTGCAATTCGGATGCTCAGATTATTTCCACTCGCCTTCCGTACTCTCAACTTTACTCAAAACCCTGTACTGGCTTGGGGTTGACAGCTTTTATTTTTTGCTTGCAATCGGGTGATTGAATTTCCAAGATGAATCAGGCAAATCCGGCCGATTTGTAATTTTTATCCAGAGTGAAAGTCATTCACCTGTCATTTCCATCCCTATCGATTTCTCCATTTTTCCATTTCGTCATGAAATCCAGATTCCGAATTGCAGCCGCAAATCGCATGCACCGATGTATGCCGCTGGTTGCCGCTTCGATGGCGGCCCTCATGCTCGCCGGTTGCGGCGGCGGCGACGGTGACACCGCCCTCAGCACGGCGGCCGCTACCGACACCACGACCCTGAAGACGGCCGCCACCACCTCGATCTCGCCGTTGTGGCTCACCGTCGCCAAGGACAGCGCGGCGTTCACGGTGAGCGGCACGCGCACGGTGCGCTATGGCGCCGGCAGCGCGTGGGTGGCGAAGAGCATGTCCGGCACAGGCCAGTGCACCGCCGCCTTCTTTGGCAAGGATCCGGCGGCCGGTGTCGCCAAGGTATGCCAGGTGGCGCAGGGCACGGGCACCCTGCTGTGGCGCGGCGTCAGCCTGGCCGGCGCCGAGTTCGGGGAGGGCAGCCTGCCGGGCACCTACGGGAGCAACTACATCTATCCGTCCGCCGACAGCGCGACCTACTACAAGAACAAGGGCATGAACCTCGTGCGCCTGCCGTTCCGCTGGGAGCGGCTGCAGCCCACGCTCAACCAGGCGCTCGACGCGAACGAGCTGTCGCGCCTGACCGGGTTCGTCAACGCCGTGACGGCGGCTGGCCAGACGGTGCTGCTCGATCCGCACAACTACGCGCGCTACTACGGCAACGTGATCGGCTCGAGCGCGGTGCCCAACAGCGCGTACGCCGATTTCTGGCGGCGCGTGGCCACCCAGTTCAAGGGCAATGCCCGCGTCATCTTCGGGCTGATGAACGAGCCCAATTCGATGCCGACCGAGCAGTGGCTGTCCGGCGCCAACGCCGCGCTGGCCGCGATCCGCTCGGCCAATGCGAGCAACGTGGTGTTCGTGCCCGGCAACGCCTGGACGGGCGCGCACAGCTGGAACCAGAACTGGTACGGCACGCCGAACGGCACCGTCATGAAGGGCATCAATGACCCGGGCCGCAACCTCGTCTTCGAGGTGCACCAGTACCTGGACGGCGATTCGTCCGGCCAGTCGGCCAGCTGCGTGAGCGCCACCATCGGCGCCGAGCGGCTGCAGGACTTCACCAACTGGCTGCGCAGCAACGGCTATCGCGGCTTCCTGGGCGAGTTCGGCGCGGCCTCCAATGACACTTGCAACCAGGCCGTCGGCAACATGCTCACCTTCATGAAGAACAATGCCGATGTCTGGACCGGCTGGGCGTGGTGGGCGGGCGGTCCGTGGTGGGGCGGCTACATGTACTCGATCGAGCCGTCGAACGGCGTGGACAAGCCGCAGATGTCGGTGCTGGCGCCGTACCTGAAGTAACCGCGCGCCGCTTCGCGGGCCCGGCGCGTGCCGGGTCCGTGGCGGATGGCATGCGTGCCGCCGTTCATGGCGGCACGGGATGGTTTGGTTTACCCTGCCGCTCGCGCGCCGCGAGCGCTGTCGCGGCAGGATCGAGGAACGGAACATGTTGTGTGTCTGGACGGTGCGCAGTCAGGAATACGCCGATGCGGTGCCGCGCTTTCTGGCGCAGCTGCCGGCCAGCGAGCGGCAGCGTGCCGAGGCGTTTCACTTCGAGCGGGACCGGGTGTCCTATGTCGTGAGCCACTACGCGCTCAGGCAGGTCCTGGCGGGCCATCTGGGGCTCGACGGCTTCGGGCACGCGTTCGAGGTCGGCCCGCGCGGCAAGCCATCGCTGCCGCGCGCGTTCGCGGCCAGCGGTCTCGAGTTCAGCCTGTCGCACACCCATGGGCTGGCGCTGATCGCGGTCTCCCGCCTGGGCGCGGTGGGCGTCGATGTCGAGCGCGTGGTCGATACCGTCGATGTTCACGGGCTGGCCGCATCGGTGTTCGCCGAGCCGGAGTGCCGCCGTCTGGCCGGCCTCGACGCGGTTGCGGCGCGGCACGGTTTTTTCCGCCTGTGGGTCCGCAAGGAGGCCTACGTGAAGGCGCTCGGCATCGGGCTGGCCGATGGGCTCAGGGAGCCCGTGCTCGATCCGGCCGCATTGGATGAGGATGAGGCCGGCGGCGGGCAGGTCCGGCGCGCGGGCGGCAGCGCCTGGGCGGAATGGCCGATCGCCGTGCCGGCCGGCTACTGCGCCGCGCTGTACTTGCGCCTGGACCCTGCGGACAGCGCCGTGCGCGTGGTGCCCGAGATCCGTGCCTGGCATCCCGCCGATCGGCAAGACGAGGCGGCACCTCAGCAACGCGCCGCGCCCTGATCTTCCCGGGGCCGCTCGGCGGCACGTTCCGCCGCCGGCGCGTCCGTCGGCATGAACGCCGCGCGCCAGCCGGCCCAGCGGTAATAGGCCAGCGACATCAGCATGGACGAGACCGAGCCCAGGCCGAAGCTCAGCCACAGCGCATCCGCGCCCCAGGCGTCCATCAGCAGCACAGCGGCCGGCTGCCGGATGCACCACAGGGCGAGGAACAGGATCACCAGCGGCGGGATCGCCGTGCCCGACGCGCGGATGACGCTCCCCAGCACGAACGTGACGCCGACCGGAACGAAGGCCCACGCCACCATCGCGTTGATGTGCTGCGCAGCCTGCAGGGTCTCCGGCTGGGCCGGCAGGAACAGGCCGAGCACCGCGCGGCTGAAGCACTGCAGCACCAGCACCATGCCGCCGGCCATCGCGATGTTGAGCGCGATGCCGGTGCGCGCGATCCGCCCGACCCGGTCCAGCCGGCGCGCGCCGAGGTTCTGCGCCGCCATGGGCGTGACCGCCATGCCCATCGCCAGCACCGGCAGCTGGATGTAGTTCCACAGCTGCAGGCAGGCGCCATACGCCGCCGACAACTGGGCGCCGAAGCGGTTGACCAGCGACATCATCATGACCGCCGCCATCGACACCACCGCCATGTGGAGCCCCATCGGCAGGCCCTTGGCGACCAGGGCCCCGAGGATGCCCCGGTCGGGGCGCAGCAGATGCACTTCGTCGGCGCGCAGGCAGAGCAGGTGCCGGGTGCGGTAGAGGCGCCGGGCCAGCGCCGTCAGGCCGATGCCCTGCGCCACCAGGGTGGCGGTGGCGGAGCCCGCGATGCCGAGCGCGGGAAGCGGCCCCCCGCCCGCGATCAGCAGCGGGTTGAGCGCGATATCGAGCCCCACGCTGACGACCTGGAAGCGCAGCGGCGTCTTGCTGTCGCCGGTGCTGCGCAGCAGGATCGCCAGGAAGATGTAGGCGGCCTGCAGCGGCATCGCCAGGAACTGGACGCGCAGGTAGGCCACGGCCAGCGGCAGCACATCGGGCGGGGTTTGCAGGCGCGCCGCGATGGGCCCGGCCAGCACCGCCCCGGCGAGCGCGATCAGCACCGCCAGCCCGACAAAGAACGTGGCGCCGGTACCGACGACACGCTTGGCCCGGGCGATGTCTTTCGCCCCGAGGCTCTGCCCGATCAGGATGGATGCCGCCGTACCGATGCCCATTACCATCGCGACGACAAATGCGATGACGGCATTCCCATTGGCCGCAGCCGCCAGCGCCGTATCGCCCAGCATGCGGCCGACCCACATCGCGTTGACCGAGCTGCCCAGCGTCTGCAGCAGGTTGCCGGACAGGATCGGCAGGAACAGGGCGAACAGCGTCCCGGCGATGGGGCCGTCCGTCATGCGTGCCGGCGCGGGGCGGGCGGCGGGCTCACCCGGCACGAGGCCTCCCGCGCCGACGGCGATCGGGCCTCACGTGCGCAGGCTCGCCGGCCGCATGTCCGTCCAGTGCGCTTCCACGTAGTCGATGGCCGCTTCGCGCGATTCGGCGCGGTGCACGGCCGACCAGCCGGCCGGTACCTCGATGCCCTCGGGCCACAGCGAATACTGTTCCTCGGCGTTGGTGAGGACGAGGCAGGCGTGAATCGGTTCGATGGTGTCTGTTGTCATGATGCGTTCCTGGTTGGCTTGAATGGATTGGAGTGGGTTGAGCGGCGCGGCTGCCGGCGCTCAGAGCGCGTCCTTCAGTTGCTGGCCGATGGCGGCCAGGCAGGCCGGGCGCGCCATGTCGTCGTGCGTGCAGGGGATGCCGTGCACGGCCATCGCGCGGGCGACGTGGGGCGTCCACAGCGTGTGCAGCGGCTCGGGCCGGGGCGCGGCGCGGGTGGCCTCGAACAGCACCGTTCTGCCGTGCACGCGGCCGAGGTCCGGCGCGCGCCACAGGCGCAGGTGGTGCTTGAAGACATCGAACAGCCGGTGGACCTGCGCCAGCGTCAGCACCGACAGGCGGTCGTGCTGCGCGTGCAGGCGCGCAAGCGTGTCGAGCGGCAGGTCGGCCGGCACCTCGTCTTCGCCAGCCGGCCAGCCGATGATGTCGAGGAACCGGCGCAGCAACTGCGCCTGCGTCGACGGCTGTGCCTGCGCGCGCTGCGCCGGATGGCTGTCGAGCAGCGCCAGCAGCTCGACCGCATGGCCGAGCTGTTCCAGCCGCGCGGCGATGCGGTGGGCGATCACGCCGCCGATCGACCAGCCCAGCAGGCGATACGGCCCCTGCGGCTGGACCGCCTGCAGCGCGGCGATGTAGCGGTCGACCACGGCGCCGATGTCGTCGTGCAGCGGGGCGTGCGCGTCGAGGAAGGGCGATTGCAGCGCGTAGACCGGCACCTCGCGGCCCACGTGCGCGACCAGCCCCGCGTAGGGCCAGCCGAGGCCGGTGGCCGTGTGGACGCAGAACAGCGGGCGCTTGTTGCCGGTGGCGCGCAGCGGCAGCACGAGGTCCAGATCGCCGTC
It encodes the following:
- a CDS encoding putative acyl-CoA thioester hydrolase, which encodes MQSKTLYLKATALLGGCTVFAATALAVTSTATRPQLSSADARTYTIAKYLASFGTIGSLTTDNWDPTGGVGAVSGFRANYAVAADGTAQYKTVQAAIDAAVNAGGVARRYISVKAGIYNELVCVPESAPPITLYGLDANAGNTQIVYNNANPTPASGAKTNPCMGTSSNATVGTLRSATAMVRASDFHARNLTFKNSYVEGTYADNNQSAVALAVRGDKAILENVSVIGNQDTLFVGATSTTTVIRAYFKNSFIQGDTDFIFGAGTAVFHGCTIQYTAARLGAKAASYIFAPSTAPGNPYGFLAINSTFNATGNPPNNSLHLGRAWDQSVSGTSAYINGSSPNGQVVIRDSSLGALIRLADPWGPSTAGRPYCSANCAYSANRFFEYNNTGAGSGN
- a CDS encoding MbtH family protein, which codes for MTTDTIEPIHACLVLTNAEEQYSLWPEGIEVPAGWSAVHRAESREAAIDYVEAHWTDMRPASLRT
- a CDS encoding MATE family efflux transporter, coding for MTDGPIAGTLFALFLPILSGNLLQTLGSSVNAMWVGRMLGDTALAAAANGNAVIAFVVAMVMGIGTAASILIGQSLGAKDIARAKRVVGTGATFFVGLAVLIALAGAVLAGPIAARLQTPPDVLPLAVAYLRVQFLAMPLQAAYIFLAILLRSTGDSKTPLRFQVVSVGLDIALNPLLIAGGGPLPALGIAGSATATLVAQGIGLTALARRLYRTRHLLCLRADEVHLLRPDRGILGALVAKGLPMGLHMAVVSMAAVMMMSLVNRFGAQLSAAYGACLQLWNYIQLPVLAMGMAVTPMAAQNLGARRLDRVGRIARTGIALNIAMAGGMVLVLQCFSRAVLGLFLPAQPETLQAAQHINAMVAWAFVPVGVTFVLGSVIRASGTAIPPLVILFLALWCIRQPAAVLLMDAWGADALWLSFGLGSVSSMLMSLAYYRWAGWRAAFMPTDAPAAERAAERPREDQGAARC
- the xopP gene encoding type III secretion system effector XopP, producing MRAGIEADIVLKGRIDERNIRAPAPSAAPPTPIDPDRAVSPPVGGHQAVRPAALADLAKAPAASVSTDTAGSFSRRAVLPAAPADPGDVLNKALKRIDVWKQLVVAEQDPRGRAWSPEEEVQYASPVMKAVWTGLDALSALKMQGRATDSDANQKEVMLLTVLTKASDVVLDVRDRMLRAEWAQLRAVQADTAETESGPAEEEDPGPDFEQLPRWLDDLRQVRDALDEVMKRFKSSESPAAVRAGLQPIMPAVTVQQSFCRTAMQTAHGIIISDRVGWLLMLAEWKGLPGVVARVGELRQALRHRREEVAAASSALEAEADDSWKRRRPGVQSADRPTLQALLKHHEVLQDYGRQLDQVGHDMCLDAATMIEMNDADGLWQCMMDIAHSIAGYQEGLEALCRAAGNVRPARVEPPPLRVAEPPPPAEPAQPSGSSQRKHGKPGKQPGAIAGAVPAPRPVSVDKRTDTQKTADGLLRRYPVDRKTLAQFDGDLIRIAQSLGRDTRTLQRELADPRRDAAITADYLRAVVQDWLGDVGKRGLLREAVAALSSQDVRVGQLTGRIKALERIERRLDTMEADLLKRDACPRAPHLKRLLNAKENPIRSVGQPARLPAERPNDRLGTLFEMRIALKPLSNGQQVAPWVVHIHTREPVTADMLGTMPSGDFAAVHLKTDWEKNLGPRWEAVMRALGYPEAKVHRGPIGMELLGQLFARVKLPASG
- a CDS encoding 4'-phosphopantetheinyl transferase family protein translates to MLCVWTVRSQEYADAVPRFLAQLPASERQRAEAFHFERDRVSYVVSHYALRQVLAGHLGLDGFGHAFEVGPRGKPSLPRAFAASGLEFSLSHTHGLALIAVSRLGAVGVDVERVVDTVDVHGLAASVFAEPECRRLAGLDAVAARHGFFRLWVRKEAYVKALGIGLADGLREPVLDPAALDEDEAGGGQVRRAGGSAWAEWPIAVPAGYCAALYLRLDPADSAVRVVPEIRAWHPADRQDEAAPQQRAAP
- a CDS encoding GNAT family N-acetyltransferase, translating into MQITEDVQLRQASRADCNEVAALLRRCGLPADDIHDIIDAFQIALEKGRVIGCAAMEQGGKSIVVRSVAVDPVCRDRGIASRLIETLLLRAHGAGAREAYLLSTSAPSYFARWGFSLFPADKAPAEVRASATFRNAERSSALCMRCDLK
- a CDS encoding PhoPQ-activated pathogenicity-related family protein; this encodes MMKRPLVAMTLTAAMLACPLALARAYTPPCATDAAGHFTDAIACYRHQTEAQALQYAMTGTARVADVEQRTYRLASQSWSPERLVQPEEWLHDVTIYIPDEVAHRRALLVVNNGTRRKKDGTGPIASTDLTPEALAGVARATRTAIVSVSDVPNQSLVYADDGGSRAEDESVAHSWSLFMNAPQQRASMPLQVPMVAAASRAMTLAERELAPYQIHRFVVTGASKRAWAGWLTAIADPRADAVVAFAADVLGTHDTLKNMYRSYGGNWPIAFAPFYAEGIDKRIDTPEFASLTDIIDPLAYRQTRYGARLAIPKYIVNASGDDFFVPDNAALYYDRLPGRKALRMVPNAAHRDIRSAIVGSLTPFLNRFQADASLPRLDARLRNTGADAAIVLHASEPPQKLLLWSATNPNARDFRYACGVRYTSTPIDVPAAGAIRVPVSQPEAGWSAYFVEATFADGFVATSQAYVLGKQAYPTVAPPANGPACQTLPGRMPAS
- a CDS encoding glycoside hydrolase family 5 protein; translation: MPLVAASMAALMLAGCGGGDGDTALSTAAATDTTTLKTAATTSISPLWLTVAKDSAAFTVSGTRTVRYGAGSAWVAKSMSGTGQCTAAFFGKDPAAGVAKVCQVAQGTGTLLWRGVSLAGAEFGEGSLPGTYGSNYIYPSADSATYYKNKGMNLVRLPFRWERLQPTLNQALDANELSRLTGFVNAVTAAGQTVLLDPHNYARYYGNVIGSSAVPNSAYADFWRRVATQFKGNARVIFGLMNEPNSMPTEQWLSGANAALAAIRSANASNVVFVPGNAWTGAHSWNQNWYGTPNGTVMKGINDPGRNLVFEVHQYLDGDSSGQSASCVSATIGAERLQDFTNWLRSNGYRGFLGEFGAASNDTCNQAVGNMLTFMKNNADVWTGWAWWAGGPWWGGYMYSIEPSNGVDKPQMSVLAPYLK